From Paracoccus suum, the proteins below share one genomic window:
- the motA gene encoding flagellar motor stator protein MotA has product MFGLIGMALTFAMVFGGFILAGGHLEVILHSLPHEMMIIGGAAVGAFALSNETSVLKHTWPGIMRAFKGARWTQADHQDVLCLMYQLLRLARSSPVELEEHIERPEDSTIFREYPRILKDHEAVTLITDTLRSASLNYDDPYQVEEMLSRRIALMRTEGMHVPHALQSTADALPALGIVAAVLGVIKTMGSIDQPPEILGKMIGGALVGTFLGVFLAYGFVAPLAQRLTGVRRQDESFYEVIKSVLVAGLHQHATNLCVEVGRQAAPDNLRPSFVSVETALREIKRAS; this is encoded by the coding sequence CATGGCACTGACCTTTGCAATGGTGTTCGGCGGCTTCATCCTCGCCGGCGGTCACCTCGAGGTGATCCTGCACTCGCTGCCGCACGAGATGATGATCATCGGCGGCGCCGCCGTCGGTGCCTTTGCGCTGTCGAACGAGACCTCGGTCCTGAAACACACCTGGCCGGGCATCATGCGTGCCTTCAAGGGCGCGCGCTGGACCCAGGCCGACCATCAGGACGTGCTGTGCCTGATGTACCAGCTGCTGCGTCTGGCGCGCTCCAGCCCGGTCGAGTTGGAGGAACATATCGAGCGGCCCGAGGATTCGACGATCTTTCGCGAATATCCCCGTATCCTGAAGGACCATGAGGCGGTGACGCTGATCACCGACACGCTGCGCTCGGCCAGCCTCAATTACGACGATCCTTATCAGGTCGAGGAGATGCTCTCCCGCCGGATCGCGTTGATGCGGACCGAGGGCATGCATGTGCCGCACGCGCTGCAAAGCACAGCCGACGCGCTGCCGGCGCTCGGCATCGTCGCGGCGGTTCTGGGGGTTATCAAGACCATGGGCTCGATCGACCAGCCGCCCGAGATCCTGGGCAAGATGATCGGCGGGGCCCTCGTCGGTACGTTCCTGGGCGTGTTTCTGGCCTACGGCTTCGTGGCCCCGCTCGCCCAGCGCCTCACCGGCGTGCGCCGCCAGGACGAGAGCTTTTACGAGGTCATCAAGTCGGTCCTCGTCGCCGGCCTGCACCAGCACGCCACCAACCTCTGCGTCGAGGTCGGCCGACAGGCCGCGCCCGACAACCTGCGCCCCAGCTTCGTCAGCGTCGAAACCGCGCTGCGCGAAATCAAGCGTGCATCATGA
- a CDS encoding FHIPEP family type III secretion protein — MSAVAPVVAAPAGASTRQSLLVTGILVLVVMSMVLPIPPMLLDIGIAVSIASSILILVMATLVTRPTDFQAFPVLLLVTLVLRLSLNVSSTRLILTRGHNGPDAAGHIISGFSSFVAGNSLLIGLTVFAVISAVNFMVITKGSGRMAEVAARFALDSLPGKQLAIDGDLNAGAIDHEEAKRRREREQREISFFGSLDGASKFVKGDAVAGLVIIIINLVVGLSIGTLSRGMGVGEALQTYAHLTIGDGLVTQVPALVTSMAAALLLSRGGATETTVELLSSELVHNWRAPAIVAGGMAVLAFVPGMPTLVFLTIAAIMAAMAWRTAQNTRAPAPAEAETAALPVPESRIGDVLDLDEISVEIGCDLVASALDEGRGLGTRIGNLRVHIARSYGVILPEIRITDAPDLPPGAYIVRVQNVIRGRGTLRPHDVLVLGDPDMLEAIGGEEVREPVYDAPARWLPATRQHDATLQGGTVVNPMEVLSTHLMEIARAALPSLMTLGALQRMIAELRGLSDTRRAEANQKFFDSLIPDKVSPELLLAVLRLLLEERVSIRNLPQIVDAVAEFRGLERPEFVTDQVRRRLRGEIVQAILDDAPALEIAQLHPLWEAEFVRTEGGAPRGGMPVPIAATLPRLASKLVDAVRASQEALGRRPILLAVPDHRRRQIRIILTSSGIDATVLGLEEIEPGVPVRLIATVEAPAL, encoded by the coding sequence GTGAGCGCCGTTGCGCCCGTCGTGGCCGCCCCGGCAGGTGCCTCGACGCGCCAGTCGCTGCTGGTTACCGGCATTCTGGTACTGGTCGTCATGTCGATGGTCCTGCCGATCCCGCCCATGCTGCTGGACATCGGCATCGCGGTGTCGATCGCGAGTTCGATCCTGATCCTGGTCATGGCGACGCTGGTCACGCGGCCCACGGATTTTCAGGCGTTCCCGGTGCTGTTGCTGGTCACGCTGGTGCTGCGGCTGTCGCTGAACGTGTCCTCGACCCGGCTGATCCTCACTCGCGGGCACAACGGTCCGGACGCCGCCGGTCATATCATCAGCGGCTTTTCCAGCTTCGTGGCCGGCAATTCGCTGCTGATCGGCCTGACGGTGTTCGCCGTCATCTCGGCCGTGAACTTCATGGTCATCACCAAGGGCTCGGGCCGCATGGCCGAGGTCGCGGCCCGGTTCGCCCTCGATTCGCTGCCCGGCAAGCAACTGGCCATCGACGGCGATCTGAACGCCGGCGCCATCGACCACGAGGAAGCCAAGCGGCGGCGCGAGCGCGAGCAGCGCGAGATCAGCTTTTTCGGCTCGCTCGACGGCGCCTCGAAATTCGTCAAGGGTGACGCCGTCGCCGGTCTTGTCATCATCATCATCAATCTGGTCGTAGGCCTGAGCATCGGCACTCTCAGCCGCGGCATGGGCGTCGGCGAGGCACTGCAGACCTATGCCCATCTGACGATCGGCGACGGGCTGGTCACGCAAGTACCCGCGCTGGTCACCTCGATGGCGGCCGCGTTGCTGCTCTCGCGCGGCGGCGCGACCGAGACCACGGTCGAACTGCTGTCGAGCGAGCTGGTCCACAACTGGCGCGCCCCGGCGATCGTCGCCGGCGGCATGGCCGTCCTCGCCTTCGTGCCCGGCATGCCCACGCTGGTGTTCCTGACCATCGCCGCGATCATGGCAGCAATGGCTTGGCGCACCGCCCAGAACACTCGCGCCCCGGCCCCCGCGGAGGCTGAAACCGCCGCCCTTCCCGTCCCCGAATCGCGCATCGGCGATGTCCTCGACCTCGACGAGATCTCGGTCGAGATCGGCTGCGACCTCGTCGCCTCGGCCCTTGACGAGGGGCGCGGCCTCGGCACCCGGATTGGCAACCTGCGTGTGCACATCGCCCGGAGCTACGGCGTCATCCTGCCCGAAATCCGCATCACGGACGCGCCCGACCTGCCGCCCGGGGCCTATATCGTCCGGGTGCAGAACGTCATTCGCGGTCGCGGCACGCTGCGTCCGCATGACGTGCTGGTCCTCGGCGATCCGGACATGCTCGAAGCAATCGGCGGCGAGGAAGTGCGCGAGCCGGTCTACGACGCCCCCGCCCGCTGGCTGCCTGCGACCCGCCAGCACGATGCCACCCTGCAAGGCGGAACCGTGGTGAACCCGATGGAGGTCCTGTCCACCCACCTGATGGAGATCGCGCGCGCCGCGCTGCCCTCGCTGATGACGCTGGGCGCGCTGCAACGCATGATCGCTGAGCTGCGCGGCCTGAGCGATACCCGCCGGGCCGAGGCGAACCAGAAGTTCTTCGACAGCCTGATCCCTGACAAGGTCTCGCCTGAATTGCTGCTCGCCGTCCTGCGCCTGCTGCTGGAGGAACGGGTGTCGATTCGCAACCTGCCACAGATCGTCGACGCGGTGGCCGAGTTCCGCGGCCTCGAGCGCCCCGAATTCGTGACTGATCAGGTCCGCCGCCGCCTGCGCGGCGAGATCGTGCAGGCCATCCTAGACGATGCCCCCGCGCTCGAGATCGCGCAGCTGCATCCGCTATGGGAGGCCGAGTTCGTGCGAACCGAGGGCGGCGCGCCGCGCGGCGGCATGCCGGTGCCCATCGCTGCCACCCTGCCTCGCCTAGCTAGCAAGCTGGTCGACGCGGTCCGCGCCAGCCAGGAAGCATTGGGGCGGCGACCGATCCTGCTGGCGGTGCCGGACCACCGCCGGCGGCAGATCCGCATTATCCTGACGAGTTCGGGCATCGACGCCACCGTCCTCGGGCTCGAAGAAATCGAACCCGGCGTGCCGGTCCGCCTGATCGCCACGGTCGAGGCGCCGGCGCTGTGA
- a CDS encoding flagellar biosynthetic protein FliR: MTAVFAEASQMFGGALPMLVLVHLRLLGCVMTLPGLGERAIPVRLRVALALALTPIFVALPAPVSGDLAQLAFAGGAELAVGLVLGLTVRLAAMALSIAATAIASTSSLAQLIGGENEMAPHPVGNLFHLAGLAVLMALGFPAMVADYLAAGFDAWPLASLPEPGVLALSMTRVVAHAFGLGMVLASPFILGGFLYQAISGVIGKVMPALPVVFVGAPLAILLALVGLAVFTAPIIGVWADAVLDTRLPQLVEPGRAR, from the coding sequence GTGACGGCTGTTTTTGCCGAAGCCAGCCAGATGTTTGGTGGCGCGCTGCCGATGCTCGTTCTGGTGCATCTGCGGCTTTTGGGCTGCGTGATGACGCTGCCCGGCCTCGGCGAGCGGGCCATACCGGTGCGCCTGCGCGTCGCGCTGGCACTTGCGCTGACGCCGATCTTCGTCGCCCTGCCAGCGCCAGTCTCGGGCGACCTGGCGCAACTGGCCTTTGCTGGCGGCGCGGAGCTGGCCGTCGGCCTGGTCCTTGGCCTGACGGTCCGGCTGGCGGCGATGGCGCTATCCATTGCGGCCACGGCTATCGCCTCGACCAGTTCGCTTGCGCAACTGATCGGCGGCGAGAACGAGATGGCCCCCCATCCGGTCGGAAACCTCTTCCATCTCGCCGGGCTGGCGGTGCTGATGGCACTGGGCTTTCCGGCGATGGTCGCGGACTACCTCGCTGCCGGCTTCGACGCGTGGCCGCTCGCCAGCCTGCCCGAGCCCGGCGTGCTCGCCCTGTCGATGACGCGGGTCGTGGCGCATGCCTTTGGACTGGGGATGGTGCTGGCGTCGCCCTTTATCCTTGGCGGTTTTCTGTATCAGGCGATCAGCGGCGTGATCGGTAAGGTCATGCCGGCGTTGCCGGTGGTGTTTGTGGGCGCGCCGCTGGCGATCCTGCTGGCGCTGGTCGGGCTCGCGGTTTTCACCGCGCCGATCATCGGTGTCTGGGCCGACGCGGTTCTGGATACCCGCCTGCCCCAACTGGTCGAGCCGGGACGCGCGCGATGA
- the flhB gene encoding flagellar type III secretion system protein FlhB: MSESEDKPFEASEQRLRQAREKGDIPRSLEVNALLAYAGLFLALIVGGPIAMRRWLAQVSHAEGIAGRTPGASFDAARDIAGTAAVATLALLALPGLFVLVGLLAQRTLLFTSSNLALKGSRINPIGNFGQKFGVKGLVTFSLSLIKVALAATGGWVLFGMLLELLSRAGFMRDSQWVLGLGLVLQYVMALAIGITAALAGADLLWKRLEHRRRLRMTRKEAEDEHKESEGDPHFKALRRQRAVDIAMSSMLADVEKADVVIVNPTHYAVALEWKRGSGRAPVCLAKGTDEIAARIRERAGKHRVPIWSDPPCARALHAAMEVGDEIPVAHFAAVAAAIRFAEAMRKKAKAGW, from the coding sequence ATGAGCGAGTCGGAAGACAAACCCTTCGAGGCCTCTGAACAGCGCCTCCGGCAGGCGCGCGAAAAGGGTGATATTCCCCGCTCGCTCGAGGTGAACGCGCTGCTGGCCTATGCCGGGCTTTTCCTCGCGCTGATCGTCGGCGGCCCGATCGCCATGCGGCGCTGGTTGGCACAGGTCAGCCATGCGGAAGGGATCGCGGGGCGCACGCCCGGCGCGTCCTTTGACGCCGCGCGCGATATTGCCGGCACCGCGGCAGTTGCGACCCTCGCGCTGCTGGCGCTGCCGGGTCTGTTTGTACTGGTTGGCCTTTTGGCCCAGCGCACGCTGCTTTTCACGTCATCTAACCTCGCGCTCAAGGGCTCGCGCATCAACCCGATCGGCAACTTTGGACAGAAGTTCGGGGTCAAGGGGCTGGTCACCTTTTCCCTTTCCCTCATCAAGGTCGCATTGGCGGCAACGGGGGGCTGGGTGCTCTTCGGCATGCTGCTGGAATTGCTGTCGCGCGCGGGCTTCATGCGCGATTCCCAATGGGTGCTTGGGCTCGGCTTGGTGCTGCAGTACGTCATGGCACTGGCGATCGGCATCACCGCAGCACTGGCCGGGGCGGACCTGCTGTGGAAACGGCTCGAGCATCGCCGCCGCTTGCGCATGACCCGCAAGGAGGCCGAGGACGAACACAAGGAAAGCGAGGGCGACCCGCATTTCAAGGCATTACGCCGGCAGCGGGCAGTCGACATCGCCATGAGCTCGATGCTGGCCGACGTCGAAAAGGCCGATGTCGTGATCGTCAACCCGACCCACTACGCCGTTGCCTTGGAATGGAAACGCGGCAGCGGGCGCGCACCTGTATGCCTTGCCAAGGGCACGGACGAGATCGCCGCCCGCATCCGAGAGCGCGCCGGCAAACACCGCGTGCCGATCTGGTCCGACCCCCCCTGCGCCCGCGCGCTTCATGCTGCCATGGAGGTAGGGGACGAGATCCCGGTTGCGCATTTTGCCGCCGTCGCTGCCGCG